From the Deinococcus sonorensis KR-87 genome, the window TGGCGGGCCATGCGGACCCTTCAGGAGGTCACGGCGCCGATCGACCTCACCACGCTCAGCGAGCAGCTGATCCGCAGCGGCCGGCTCGACGCCGCTGGTGGCCTCGGCACCCTGATCGGCCTGGGCCAGCAGGTCCCCACCTCCGCGCACGCCGACCACTACGCCCGCATCGTGCTGGAGAAGCGCTACCTGCGGGCCAGCATCCAGCACAGCGCCCAGGTGATCCGCCACGCCTACGCCCAGGACATCGACCTGGAGGACCTCGGCGCGCTACAGGGGGCGCCCCCGGTGCTGACCTTCGCGCGGACGCAGGTGGTGAGCCTCTCCAGCAGCATCGGCACCGTCCTGGAGCAGGCGGAGCGGGGCACCGGCCCCCAGGGCCTGCCCACCGGGCTGGAGGCGCTGGACCGTCTGACCGGCGGGCTGGAGGCGGGCCGGCTGTACGTCCTGGCCGCCCGGCCGGGCATGGGCAAGTCGGGGCTCGCCTTCCAGATCGGCGCCCATGTGGCCAGGGCCAGCGGCCGGGTGCTGGCCTTCAGCCTGGAGATGCCGGCCGAAGAACTCGCGGCCCGGATCGTCGCCAGTGAGGCGCGGGTCAGCCTGGAGCAGTTCAGCAGGGCCCGGCGTGGTCAGCCGCACGCCCTGCAGGCCCGTGACTGGGCGCGCCTGCGTCAGGCCCAGCAGCGCCTCGACCAGGGCCGGTACGACGCGCTGGCCAAACCGGCGCTGACGCTGCAGGCGCTGCTGGACGAGGTACGGCGCGAACATGCCCGCCAGCCGCTGCGCTTGTTCATCCTCGATTACCTGCAGCTGGTGCAGGTGAGTGGGCGGGCCGGCGAGCACCCGGTCCAGCGCGTGACCCTGATCAGCAACGCGCTCAAGGCCCTGGCGATGGAGTTGCAGCTCCCGGTGCTGGCCCTCTCGCAGCTCTCCCGCGCGGTCGAGCAGCGGCCCAACCGCCGGCCGATGCTCAGCGATCTGCGCGAGTCCGGGGCGGTGGAGCAGGACGCCGACGTGGTGCTGTTCATCTACCGAGACGAGTACTACAACGCCAGCACCGACCAGCCGGGCGTCGCCGAGCTGATCGTGGGGAAGCAGCGCAACGGCCCGCTGGGGGAATGCCAGGTGCAGTTCCAGAGCCACTTCATCCGCTTCCAGACCCTCGCGGCGGAGTATGCAGCGGGGCAGCCTCAGGTGGGGCAACGGGGCGCCTGAGCGCAGGGACTGGAGCCTGGACAGTCGCGCCTCCTGTAGAGGCTTCACCTTCCGCCTATTCAGGGAGGTGGGCAATCTGCTCGCTGATCGACATGACAAACCGCTGGACGGTCGAACAGTCAGGACGCGCCCGCGCTGCTCCCGTGTCGAACCACCACTCCACCGCCCAGTCGATCAACCCAGCCCACGCCGGGAGGCGCTGGGCCGCCCAGACCGCGGCCTGTTTCTTGGAACGCTGTTCCCCGGTGGTCACGGTATACAGGGCGCGGCACACGGTCAACACGGCATAGGCGTGGCCTCCCTCCTGGCCGGGGTCCATCTCCGTGATCCAGACGGGCCAGTTGCCGGCGTGTTCCCGGACCACCGCGACGAATTCCGCCGGGTCGAAGCTCGGCAGCAGGTCCTGCGGCGGCGGACCGAACAGGGCCACGCCGCTATGCCACGCCATGTACCACTGCAGCAGGTAATGCCGGGTCGCCTGGACCAGGTGGAGCGGCTCGCCTGGGCTGATGCGGGCCATCAGATGCGGCTGCGTGCGGAAGTCCCGGAGACCGGCCAGCGAACTGTAGTTGACTTCAATCCGGCCCCGCCAGGCCGGCTCCTCCGCCTCCAGCTCCCGGTGGAAGCGGTGGAGGTGCTCCAGGTCCTCCTCGGAGGGGTCCTGAGCCAGGACGGCGAGGAGATCGATGTCGCTGCGCTGCGGGTTGAAATCGCCCGTGACCAGGGAGCCGTGCAGGTACAGCCCCATCAACGATTCGCCCAGCTGCTGAGGGAGCTCCTGCGCCAGACGGCCCACGAGCTGCTGAACGTCCGGCGGTGCAGGGCGGTTCATGCCAGGAGCGTACCAGCCGTGTGGTGAGGCCACCACAGAATCGGGTATCGTGAGGGTCCACCCCTCAGCTGGACGTCAATCACGCTCACCACAAGGATGAACATGCCTCCGGTCCGTCTCGTCGCGCGTCTCTGTCTCGTCACTGCGCTCGTGTTCCTGCTCAGCACGCTGCTGCCCGCTCCGGTGGTGGCGGTGGGGCAGCTGGCCCCAGCGGGAAGCCATGCCACCGCTCGGCTGCATGGTGTGGCGGTCACCCCACACCCGCCCACCAGGGCGGTCAACTACCTGATCGCGGGCGTGGCCCCCGACTACCGCGCTCCAGGAGTGCGCGCGCCCGAGCACTTCCGGGGCAACACGGACAGCCTGCTGCTGCTGCAACTCGACCCGGTGTCCAACACGGTGCGGACCCTGAGCCTGCCGCGCGACACCCGCGTGTGGCTGCCGGGCTTCGGCTGGGGGAAGCTCAACTCCGCCCTACCCAGACTCGGCCCGGACGGGATGGTCCGCACCGTCGAACGCCTGACCGGCCTCCACCTTCAGGCGTATGTGCTGGTCAATCTGGACGGCGTGCGCCACCTGACCGACGCCCTGGGCGGGGTGGACATCTACGTGCCGCAGAACATGACCTACGACGACACGGCCGCCAACTTGCACATTCACCTCACCAAAGGCTGGCGGCACCTGTCGGGCGTGCAGGCCGAGCAGTTCGTGCGCTTCCGGCACGACGCGATGGGCGATATCGGCCGCGCGCAACGGCAGCAGACCTTCGTGAATGCCCTGGCCCGCCGGCTGCTCGCCCCGTCCGGCGCGGCCCGCCTGGGCGTTCTTCCCGGAGTGCTGCAGCGCGACATCCGCACGAACGCCGGGGCCCGCGACCTCAGCGCGGCGCTGGGCATGGCGCTGCATTGGCCACGCGTGGAGACGTTTTTCTTGCCGGGGCGCTTTCTCACCGTGAACCGGGGGAGTTTCTGGGAGATGGACGCCACGGCGGCGCGGCGGACCCTGGCGAACTTTGGAGGTGCGCCCGCGACTGCAGCCGCCCGTGACGTGCGCGCGCTGCGGGTGGCATTGATCAGCTCCGGCGGAACGGCCGCCCAGCTCGCGAGGGTGCAGGAGCGGCTGTGGCAGGCCGGCTACCGGAGGATCTTCGTGAGCCGGCGCGAGGTCCCGCCTGGGCGGGCGAGCGCGGTGCTGTCGAACGCCAGCGCCAGTGAGGCCAGCCGGGTTCGCCGCGATCTCGGATTCGGGGTGGCGCGCGCCTCGGGGCAGGGGTCCGTGTACGCAGACGTCACGGTCTGGGTCGGGTGGGACGCGGTCCCGAGGCCACTGGCGTCACGCGGGAAGGCCCCACCGAAGTGAGGCGAACGCGCACATGGGGACGTCGAGCGGGGCGATGACCCAAATGGGGGACCAAGGCCGCCGGACCCAGACGCGCGTCGGGGCCTTACCTTGACCTCCTGGGGTGGCGTTTCCGCTACCGGCGCGCCTGCTCCATGTCCTTGGGCAGGCTGAAGCCGAAGGTGGCCCCTTCGCCCGGCTGTCCAGCGGCAGACACCTGCCCGCCGTGCTTGGCGATCAGGCGGCGGACGCTCGCGAGGCCCACACCCGAGCCGGTCGCCTCCTGCGCGCTGTGCAGGCGCTGGAAGACGTTGAACAGCCGATCCTGGTAGCGCGGATCGAAGCCCAGCCCGTTGTCCTGCACGAACACGCCCCACCGGCTCCCCTGATCCTCGGCGTACACCCGGATGATGGCCGGATCGCGGGAGCGGGTGAATTTCAGGGCGTTCTCGGTCAGCTGGGTCAGCACCTGCTTCATGGCGTCCGCGTCCGCACACACGGTCGGCAGCGGCGCCACCTCCCAGCGGATGTGGCGGGTCAGTAGGTCCGGCATCAGCGTGTCCTTGATCTGCGCCACGACCGTGTTCAGATCGACCATGCCCAGGCGCAGCGGCTGCTGGGTGGCCTGCGACAGGTTGAGCAGCGCGTCGATCAATGTGTTCATCTGCCCGCCGGCCTGCTCCACCACGTCCAGGTAGCGGGCGCTGCGGGCGTCCAACTTGCCGTCCAGCGCTTTTCTCGCCAGTTCCAGAAAGCCGATCATGTGCCGCACCGGCGTGCGCAGGTCGTGTGTGACCGAGTAGGAGAACGCCTGCAGTTCCTCGGTGGCGACCGAGAGCTCCTGGGTGCGGGCCGCGAGCGCGTCGCGCTGCTCGCGCAGCGTCTGGGCCTGCCGGGCCCGCTCCAGCGCCAGATCGAGGCTGCGGCCGACTGCCCGGAAGATGCCTTTGTCCCGCTCCGACCACGTCGCCGAGGCGCCCGACCCCATCACCAGGACGTTGTGCAGCTCGCCGCTTCGAAAGAATGGATACCCCGCGACCGCCAGGAAATGCACCGACTCCAGGATCCACTCGCCGGCGGCATCCCAGTGGTCGATGAACGCGACCTGATGGTCCCGCAGGATCAGGGCGAGGTTCGACCGCCGGAGCGGAAAGCCCTCCTGCAGCCGCGACAGCAGCGCCGGGTCGTAGCCGGGGTTCCACGCCGTCGCCCGGTACAGATCGCCGTCGAGTTCCAGGTAGGCGACGTCCACCTCGCACGTTTCCTGCAGCAGGGCGATGGCCTCGCGCACCAGCACATCGACGTCGAGCTCACTGCCGACCTGCTGCGTGAAGCGGGTGAACGCTTCCAGCGCCACCCGTTCCTCGTCGAGCGTCCGGGTCTGGGCAGCGCGCTCCAGCGCCAGTTCGAGGCTCTGAACGGCGGTGCCGAGCAGCACCCGGTCCACGCTCGACCACGTCCGCTGGCGCAACAACCCGAAAGCCAGCACGCCCACCGTCCGGCCGCCGGTTCGGATCGGCAGGGTGGCCGAGGCGGCGATGTGCCCTGTGAGCGGGGCGAGCTGGTCGGTGCGCTGGGCGTGCACGTTCTGGAAGTACGGTTGCCCGGTGGTCCAGGGCACCAGCAGGCTGTGCGTCTCGGCGTACGGCAGACCGGCGTCGATCTGAATCTGCAGCTCGGGGGACTGCAGGTCGCCGGACTGCACCCGGCAGACCCAGCGGTCCCCCTGGGGTTCGAAGTACATGGCCGCCCCGTCGGTCAGCATCGACATGACGACCTCCTGGGCCCGCTGGATCAGCAGCAGCGGATCGCTGGTCAGCGCCAGGTCCCGCGTCAAGGCCGCGAAGGCCTCGAGCGCGCGGGTCCGGGCCTGCAGCTCCGCGTTCTGCCGCAGCAGGCGCCGGGCGGTCTGGGTGCGTTCCAGCGCCAGGCTCAGGCTCCGGCCGACCGCCCGGACGATCCCGCGGTCCGCTTCACTCCAGCGGGGGGTGTCCCGGAGCCCCACGGCCAGCAGGGAGTGCAGCTCCCCGTTCACCAGCAGCGGGTAGCCGGCGGCGGACGCGTACGCCTCACTCGGGCTGATCTGCTCCTCCTCAGGGTTCCAGCCGTCGATGAAGACCGGCTGACGGCCCTCGAGCACCCGAGCGATCAGCGGCGTTTCGGCCGGCAGGCCCGCGGTGATCACGGCGGTCAGCTCCGGCGTCATGTCCTCGCTCCAGACCTGGGCTTTCCAGAGCTCGCCTTCCTGCACGTAGTGGCCGACGCTCGCGCCGGGAAAGCGGCCCTGCAGCACCGCGATGGCCTGACGCACCAGCACCGGCAGGTCGATTTCGCTGCCGACGGCCTCGGTCAGGGCCATGAAGGCGTCCTGGGCGCGGGCGTCCACCGGGGGCGGCTCGGGGCGTTCGTCCGGGACGCCCGTATTCAGCGAACGCCGCCTTATCCGGTCCAGGGCGACGGTCCCGTGCACGGCCAGGGTGTCCAGGAAGGCGCGTTCCTCGGCGGTGAAGGGCCGCGCTTCCCGGAACGCCAG encodes:
- a CDS encoding replicative DNA helicase, with protein sequence MSGIHPPRTEPHSEQAEVGVLGSVLLDNDTLGLPDVAQLGDHDFYLERHRHIWRAMRTLQEVTAPIDLTTLSEQLIRSGRLDAAGGLGTLIGLGQQVPTSAHADHYARIVLEKRYLRASIQHSAQVIRHAYAQDIDLEDLGALQGAPPVLTFARTQVVSLSSSIGTVLEQAERGTGPQGLPTGLEALDRLTGGLEAGRLYVLAARPGMGKSGLAFQIGAHVARASGRVLAFSLEMPAEELAARIVASEARVSLEQFSRARRGQPHALQARDWARLRQAQQRLDQGRYDALAKPALTLQALLDEVRREHARQPLRLFILDYLQLVQVSGRAGEHPVQRVTLISNALKALAMELQLPVLALSQLSRAVEQRPNRRPMLSDLRESGAVEQDADVVLFIYRDEYYNASTDQPGVAELIVGKQRNGPLGECQVQFQSHFIRFQTLAAEYAAGQPQVGQRGA
- a CDS encoding aminoglycoside adenylyltransferase domain-containing protein, giving the protein MNRPAPPDVQQLVGRLAQELPQQLGESLMGLYLHGSLVTGDFNPQRSDIDLLAVLAQDPSEEDLEHLHRFHRELEAEEPAWRGRIEVNYSSLAGLRDFRTQPHLMARISPGEPLHLVQATRHYLLQWYMAWHSGVALFGPPPQDLLPSFDPAEFVAVVREHAGNWPVWITEMDPGQEGGHAYAVLTVCRALYTVTTGEQRSKKQAAVWAAQRLPAWAGLIDWAVEWWFDTGAARARPDCSTVQRFVMSISEQIAHLPE
- a CDS encoding LCP family protein encodes the protein MFLLSTLLPAPVVAVGQLAPAGSHATARLHGVAVTPHPPTRAVNYLIAGVAPDYRAPGVRAPEHFRGNTDSLLLLQLDPVSNTVRTLSLPRDTRVWLPGFGWGKLNSALPRLGPDGMVRTVERLTGLHLQAYVLVNLDGVRHLTDALGGVDIYVPQNMTYDDTAANLHIHLTKGWRHLSGVQAEQFVRFRHDAMGDIGRAQRQQTFVNALARRLLAPSGAARLGVLPGVLQRDIRTNAGARDLSAALGMALHWPRVETFFLPGRFLTVNRGSFWEMDATAARRTLANFGGAPATAAARDVRALRVALISSGGTAAQLARVQERLWQAGYRRIFVSRREVPPGRASAVLSNASASEASRVRRDLGFGVARASGQGSVYADVTVWVGWDAVPRPLASRGKAPPK
- a CDS encoding GAF domain-containing protein, with the protein product MSSLPAASSGPETALEVQLQDVTQALAAARTQVEVLDAVLDAAVRALAATSGAVLLVDEDAQVLRVAAELQRPNPAEPLAVWQDGPLDAQEPAAEVLRTHQALYLEQRAGAVAAVPMVLAGRLLGSVVLAFREARPFTAEERAFLDTLAVHGTVALDRIRRRSLNTGVPDERPEPPPVDARAQDAFMALTEAVGSEIDLPVLVRQAIAVLQGRFPGASVGHYVQEGELWKAQVWSEDMTPELTAVITAGLPAETPLIARVLEGRQPVFIDGWNPEEEQISPSEAYASAAGYPLLVNGELHSLLAVGLRDTPRWSEADRGIVRAVGRSLSLALERTQTARRLLRQNAELQARTRALEAFAALTRDLALTSDPLLLIQRAQEVVMSMLTDGAAMYFEPQGDRWVCRVQSGDLQSPELQIQIDAGLPYAETHSLLVPWTTGQPYFQNVHAQRTDQLAPLTGHIAASATLPIRTGGRTVGVLAFGLLRQRTWSSVDRVLLGTAVQSLELALERAAQTRTLDEERVALEAFTRFTQQVGSELDVDVLVREAIALLQETCEVDVAYLELDGDLYRATAWNPGYDPALLSRLQEGFPLRRSNLALILRDHQVAFIDHWDAAGEWILESVHFLAVAGYPFFRSGELHNVLVMGSGASATWSERDKGIFRAVGRSLDLALERARQAQTLREQRDALAARTQELSVATEELQAFSYSVTHDLRTPVRHMIGFLELARKALDGKLDARSARYLDVVEQAGGQMNTLIDALLNLSQATQQPLRLGMVDLNTVVAQIKDTLMPDLLTRHIRWEVAPLPTVCADADAMKQVLTQLTENALKFTRSRDPAIIRVYAEDQGSRWGVFVQDNGLGFDPRYQDRLFNVFQRLHSAQEATGSGVGLASVRRLIAKHGGQVSAAGQPGEGATFGFSLPKDMEQARR